Proteins from a single region of Sphaerodactylus townsendi isolate TG3544 unplaced genomic scaffold, MPM_Stown_v2.3 scaffold_19, whole genome shotgun sequence:
- the LOC125425085 gene encoding uncharacterized protein LOC125425085 isoform X2 — protein sequence MMLLAFWSSAARAGSRTEWGCPRASAAGAQPLCRLFGAEGQEDASPPEQPLCGHPPARRPLWHGLLGPHQLPVGGAPGGGEAAPRRLRHRPAYLSRSSPAPWESGVEALASRGLLSPPLCARAAEGALAGPCHPAAGGGCGPLPGALLGPDDGRCRQGAQPGLLGAGLPDGAGVLHLQRHLPAVHVPVPAPVCAHLLHRAGAQRTPALHAGSGARRGAAGMPQRHLHERLAAALPGGELLSRHLLLAAARPAGCLGSGLPDAAVLAQERRLPTGEDLLPGERGVRGVLPAADQRCAGRRRGPGDSQPRSIGQAASRQLLDPEERLLAGAAGDL from the exons GACTGAGTGGGGCTGCCCCAGAGCAtcggctgcaggagcacagccGCTGTGCAGACTTTTTGGAGCGGAAG GCCAAGAGGATGCCTCCCCCCCTGAACAGCCGCTCTGTGGTCACCCACCTGCTCGTCGCCCTCTTTGGCATGGGCTCCTGGGTCCCCATCAACTCCCTGTGGGTGGAGCTCCCGGTGGTGGTGAAGCAGCTCCCCGAAG GCTGAGACACCGGCCTGCCTACCTGTCGCGGTCCTCACCGGCGCCCTGGGAAAGCGGCGTGGAGGCTCTCGCGAGCCGTGGACTCTTGAGCCCACCACTTTGCGCCCGGGCGGCTGAAGGAGCGCTGGCTGGTCCATGCCATCCAGCTGCTGGCGGTGGGTGCGGCCCTCTTCCTGGCGCTCTTCTGGGACCGGACGACGGCCGTTGCCGGCAAGGAGCACAGCCTGGCCTTCTTGGTGCTGGCCTTCCTGATGGCGCTGGGGTGCTGCACCTCCAACGTCACCTTCCTGCCGTTCATGTACCAGTTCCCGCCCCTGTTTGTGCGCACCTTCTTCATCGGGCAGGGGCTCAGCGCACTCCTGCCCTGCATGCTGGCTCTGGGGCAAGGCGTGGGGCAGCTGGAATGCCTCAACGGCACCTCCACGAACGCCTCGCAGCCGCACTACCTGGAGGAGAACTTCTCAGCCGGCATCTTCTTCTGGCTGCTGCTCGGCCTGCTGGTTGTCTCGGCTCTGGCCTTCCTGACGCTGCTGTACTGGCACAAGAACGGCGACTGCCCACAGGGGAAGACCTCCTCCCAGGAGAGCGTGGCGTCAGAGGAGTCCTTCCCGCTGCAGACCAACGGTGCGCCGGCCGCCGACGGGGCCCTGGAGACTCCCAGCCCAGAAGCATCGGCCAAGCCGCAAGTCGCCAGCTTCTGGACCCAGAGGAACGTCTACTTGCTGGTGCTGCTGGGGATCTGTAG